ATTAGAACTATCTTTTAGAACATATTTTCTGAGATTAAGATACTGTTCCTTCTGTAGTTGAACCTTTGAATGTACTCCTTGTAATTTGCCAGCAACTGCTATTAATGATTCATGGAGTTTACTCATCGCCATTGTTAACTCTGAAAACAGAACATAGAGGCTATCATTATATTACTCATTTCCTTTTCAACAAATTGGAACACGTTAGATCGATAGCGATTATTGATTAGGAAATAACTCACCTTGAGGAGTCAACGTCTTCGGTGCAACCATGGTGTGTATGTGTTTCTCTGTTGACTCTATTTGAGATCTGAATAACAACAAATCTTGTTCGAAGCTCTCAGCAAGCTCCATAAAGAAGTATAAGGGTGCATTGTTCTCGTACTGCAGTCCCGCAGGAGTTTCGTGCGTTCTTTGGGCAATTTCTGCATTCTGCAGCGCTTTTGCTGTGTCTTGTTTGAGTTTATCTGCCAAAGAACGGTCACGTTGAACAGATCCAGCTAGTGTGGTTAGAAGTTCCATCAAGGAGGCTGTATCTTCTGTGCAACGATTCAGAGGCCTAACCGATCCTCGGGCTATGTCCGATGCAAACGCCTTTTGTGTTTTGATAAATGCcctgaagaaaattttgtcaCAATGTTAGAATCATGAAACTCGTATCTCATCAAAGGGAGATCTCAATCCGTGACAACATAAGCATACTAacttgaagtttttgatggtTTGCTTGAGTTCAGCTGGTATCAGATTTTCTTTAGCTGCTGTTGGGCTACTACTGCCCTGAGTTAAGCCTGGTTTGTTAGCTGAAACGTCAACTCCACCAAGTCCTGTCGTATTGAGGGATACCGATgttattgttgctgttgctgcagtAGTTGCAGGCTTAGCAGTAAAAAAACTTCCTGTAGCTGCCGGTGTAGTGCCAAAAAAGGAtgctgaaaataataattagtagTAAATAATCGAAATTGTTGGAAAGCAGTCGTTGAAAATTAGTTAATGTGTCATTAAATTAAATCAGTTCAGTAAGGCACTCTACAAATATTCTGCCACACTATACTTACGAGTGGTAGCGGCTGTTGTTCCAAAATTGAGACTGCTAGTAGGCTGTGTACTGGTTGCGGTTCCAAAATTTAAGCCTGTTGAAGGAGTCGGAGTACCAAAATTAACTCCAGTTGTAGGAGCTGCTGAGACAATGGGGCTTGCAAAAAGACCCGATGATACGCTTGTTATCGCTGTTCCACCAGTAGCAAATAGTCCAGATGATTGGGATGCTGTAGATGTACCTGGTGTACTACCAAACCCAAAGTTTGGCGTTGTAGATGTTCCAGATACTGTGGTGTTGAAGGATAAAGCACCGGTTACAGCAGGATTTGTTCCAAATGAAGGTGTATTTGCTGAAAACGCTGGTGCTGGcctgtaaaaataatatatatcgaGTTAACGTTCATCATTGCAAGTAGAAAAAAGCTTACTAAGAGATAAGACATGACTTTTCGCGTTCAATTGCTACTTGCTAAGGAGAATTCAGCATGAGATAAGCTACCATAACATAACCCAAAACAATTTAAATGGCAAGGTCACGTTGGTTGTCACGAATTTTTGGGAAATTACTAATCATGAATACTTACTTTGTAGCACCGAATCCGAACGTTGTGCTCGGTGTaccagcggcagcagctcCAAATCCAAAATTCGACATACTTCAAATCACTCGTTTTTACAATATCTGACGAAACTGCAAGCACGTAACCTCAACAAAACATCACCTTCGAAAGCTCACAGTTTAACGTTTCGGCAGAGGTCACTACTAGTGAAAAGGCGGGTAGAAGACTGTCCGAACTTGTTGCATGATCTGTAGGGTGCTGCCACTCACTACTCTATTTTGATACTAAGAAACCCGCATTATCTTTAATTTTCTcccatataaatttttcaatttgttaaaCGAAATCGTGACTAATGAGAGTAGCGGAAATTCCAATGGACACGGTTACTTATACAGATATAGAAAACAGATTCAGGGGTGTGATTGTATTTGATCATAAGATAAAATGATGTTGCAAATCGACAGCCTGATCACTCACCCCTCAGCATCAGTACATTTACTTGCCCTAACTATAACAATGGGCAAAATTGAGGGTTTTCTTTCAACGTACAACATACATAGATTCCACACACGGTAGAGCTTGCAGCCATCTTGGCGTTGGGTCGCATTTTTGATTTCCCTCGAGGATTCTAGggagcgaaagagagaagaggagccTTGGCAACAGCTTTATCCAACCTTTCTCGTGTCTCTCGACTCTCCATTCTTCTTCGTTGAATCCCCCAGTCTCTTTTGGCTTTCCATAGCAATCCGAGAACACTTGCCGATGCATTTGATTCCCCGGAAACTGTCCTGATAGACGGGCGTCCGCCTGGCCGTGCCGGATGGGTGAAATCTCAACAAACTCTCACAGAAAAtggttatatacctacataagGGGGAATTACGAGATTAAATCTGATAAACGGGCGTAGCTCACTTCCGTAAACATTTATCTTAAGCTAGCGCTGGTTATTCCCTGAAATTCAACCTTCTCAAGTATTCTATGGAGCAATATCATTACAGCATTAATCATTTAGATTGCCATAATTATAGTCCATTGTTTCTTTGTTACCAGGTCCTCGACGGGGCTGTCTTCTTTGATCAGATAATAATGGTTATTGTTGACAAACTAATTTGCTGTTTCTGTAAACGAGAATGTTCAAGGAATTATACAAGGAATGCAGGTCACAGAATTctcgcaaaatttttctctttccgtgTCTTCGCACCAGAGCATTACTCCTCTGCTTTTGAGGGTTGTATGATTTCTGCCAGTCTGCAAAAAAGTAGAGGATGTTGCTGCGAACGTAATCTGCGTTgcctggtgaaaaaaaaaatcacaaacttCGATCTTTTATCATAAATTTCTTTGAACGAGTCGTAAAAGTTGATACATTGTCAGTTGCCATTTTTTCTGCGTGTCGAAGGGGTGGCGAATTGAATTTGGAATGTAGCTAACATGAAGCGGAAGATAGCACAGTAGGATTCTTGTTCATTTTGCGTCTGGCAATCGCGAACTAAATCAATTAGTTAATGACAATTATTGGCAGAAGTCCAAATTAatgcacgtgtatacctaGTAATCTATCAGTAGCA
The sequence above is a segment of the Athalia rosae chromosome 5, iyAthRosa1.1, whole genome shotgun sequence genome. Coding sequences within it:
- the LOC105684535 gene encoding nuclear pore complex protein Nup58 isoform X5, translated to MSNFGFGAAAAGTPSTTFGFGATKPAPAFSANTPSFGTNPAVTGALSFNTTVSGTSTTPNFGFGSTPGTSTASQSSGLFATGGTAITSVSSGLFASPIVSAAPTTGVNFGTPTPSTGLNFGTATSTQPTSSLNFGTTAATTPSFFGTTPAATGSFFTAKPATTAATATITSVSLNTTGLGGVDVSANKPGLTQGSSSPTAAKENLIPAELKQTIKNFKAFIKTQKAFASDIARGSVRPLNRCTEDTASLMELLTTLAGSVQRDRSLADKLKQDTAKALQNAEIAQRTHETPAGLQYENNAPLYFFMELAESFEQDLLLFRSQIESTEKHIHTMVAPKTLTPQELTMAMSKLHESLIAVAGKLQGVHSKVQLQKEQYLNLRKYVLKDSSNVFEDTKLNGKESRISSGKINSGPTPFGPGNKSFLSSTNLTTSRPPNYGTPNPLGK
- the LOC105684535 gene encoding nuclear pore complex protein Nup58 isoform X1 encodes the protein MSNFGFGAAAAGTPSTTFGFGATKPAPAFSANTPSFGTNPAVTGALSFNTTVSGTSTTPNFGFGSTPGTSTASQSSGLFATGGTAITSVSSGLFASPIVSAAPTTGVNFGTPTPSTGLNFGTATSTQPTSSLNFGTTAATTPSFFGTTPAATGSFFTAKPATTAATATITSVSLNTTGLGGVDVSANKPGLTQGSSSPTAAKENLIPAELKQTIKNFKAFIKTQKAFASDIARGSVRPLNRCTEDTASLMELLTTLAGSVQRDRSLADKLKQDTAKALQNAEIAQRTHETPAGLQYENNAPLYFFMELAESFEQDLLLFRSQIESTEKHIHTMVAPKTLTPQELTMAMSKLHESLIAVAGKLQGVHSKVQLQKEQYLNLRKYVLKDSSNVFEDTKLNGKESRISSGKINSGPTPFGPGNKSFLSSTNLTTSRPPNYGTPNPLAWGNTSSLQSATSISVGTSIKPPTTGLSFNAPSNLAASLSAADSNSSFQLQKPPTGNKRGKH
- the LOC105684535 gene encoding nuclear pore complex protein Nup58 isoform X4, which encodes MSNFGFGAAAAGTPSTTFGFGATKPAPAFSANTPSFGTNPAVTGALSFNTTVSGTSTTPNFGFGSTPGTSTASQSSGLFATGGTAITSVSSGLFASPIVSAAPTTGVNFGTPTPSTGLNFGTATSTQPTSSLNFGTTAATTPSFFGTTPAATGSFFTAKPATTAATATITSVSLNTTGLGGVDVSANKPGLTQGSSSPTAAKENLIPAELKQTIKNFKAFIKTQKAFASDIARGSVRPLNRCTEDTASLMELLTTLAGSVQRDRSLADKLKQDTAKALQNAEIAQRTHETPAGLQYENNAPLYFFMELAESFEQDLLLFRSQIESTEKHIHTMVAPKTLTPQELTMAMSKLHESLIAVAGKLQGVHSKVQLQKEQYLNLRKYVLKDSSNVFEDTKLNGKESRISSGKINSGPTPFGPGNKSFLSSTNLTTSRPPNYGTPNPLGKK
- the LOC105684535 gene encoding nuclear pore complex protein Nup58 isoform X3, with protein sequence MSNFGFGAAAAGTPSTTFGFGATKPAPAFSANTPSFGTNPAVTGALSFNTTVSGTSTTPNFGFGSTPGTSTASQSSGLFATGGTAITSVSSGLFASPIVSAAPTTGVNFGTPTPSTGLNFGTATSTQPTSSLNFGTTAATTPSFFGTTPAATGSFFTAKPATTAATATITSVSLNTTGLGGVDVSANKPGLTQGSSSPTAAKENLIPAELKQTIKNFKAFIKTQKAFASDIARGSVRPLNRCTEDTASLMELLTTLAGSVQRDRSLADKLKQDTAKALQNAEIAQRTHETPAGLQYENNAPLYFFMELAESFEQDLLLFRSQIESTEKHIHTMVAPKTLTPQELTMAMSKLHESLIAVAGKLQGVHSKVQLQKEQYLNLRKYVLKDSSNVFEDTKLNGKESRISSGKINSGPTPFGPGNKSFLSSTNLTTSRPPNYGTPNPLGLAGI
- the LOC105684535 gene encoding nuclear pore complex protein Nup58 isoform X2, whose translation is MSNFGFGAAAAGTPSTTFGFGATKPAPAFSANTPSFGTNPAVTGALSFNTTVSGTSTTPNFGFGSTPGTSTASQSSGLFATGGTAITSVSSGLFASPIVSAAPTTGVNFGTPTPSTGLNFGTATSTQPTSSLNFGTTAATTPSFFGTTPAATGSFFTAKPATTAATATITSVSLNTTGLGGVDVSANKPGLTQGSSSPTAAKENLIPAELKQTIKNFKAFIKTQKAFASDIARGSVRPLNRCTEDTASLMELLTTLAGSVQRDRSLADKLKQDTAKALQNAEIAQRTHETPAGLQYENNAPLYFFMELAESFEQDLLLFRSQIESTEKHIHTMVAPKTLTPQELTMAMSKLHESLIAVAGKLQGVHSKVQLQKEQYLNLRKYVLKDSSNVFEDTKLNGKESRISSGKINSGPTPFGPAWGNTSSLQSATSISVGTSIKPPTTGLSFNAPSNLAASLSAADSNSSFQLQKPPTGNKRGKH